From the Theropithecus gelada isolate Dixy chromosome 16, Tgel_1.0, whole genome shotgun sequence genome, the window GAAAGAAAAGTGCTAAACCTGGAGATTGTAAAGTGCTAAGAAAAACCATGGTAGAATTATTCCCTCAGGTGCTGTGTATTAGAGGAGTCTTTATATGTCATTTTGGGATAAGCTTTCAGCAGTTATTAAGGCTTAATACATAGGACTATAGGATCAGTCAAACAAAAGGGAAGGTATAGCCTTTAGATAGGACTGGGAAGTCCTGGGTGTATCTCTTCTGCCCTTAATGGTGGCATGCCTAGAAATTTGAACTACAAAATAATAGAGTGACattcactttttttgtgtgtgtgtgggggggggtctgtttttgacacagggtctctgtcacccaggctggagtgtagtggtgtaatctcagctcactgcaaccgccgcctcccgggttcaagtgattctcctgcctcagcctcccaagtagttgggattacaggtgcccaccaccacacttggctaatttttgtagttttagtagagacagggtttcactatgttggcttgGCTTGGCTGGTGTCTGAACTCcaaacctcaagtgatccgcctgcctcggcttcccaaagtgctgggattacaggcatgagccactgcacctggctgacatACACAACTTAAGgctagaaatgtaaaatgttggTTCGCAGTGCAATGAGCACATTCCAAAGAAAACTCAAATGGCTCCTTTGTACTCTAAAAACAGTAAATTTGTAGCAAGATGATAGTCAAGTTCTGTGTCTTCAGGGTGTCACTGCATCTATGATTTAGACTAACCTAGAGATTTGTTTACTTGCCAAATAGAGTTCTTCAAGATGCTGTTTGAATTTGTCTTCCCATCTCTAACTGCCATATCAGCATTTTTGTCTGCACCCAAATTCATATTTCTGAAGTGTTAGAGCTGGTTTCAGTGACTCCAGTTTCTTCTTAAAACTTGTCACTCCCATAATATGAGTTAACAATGGGTTATATTCTACCTTTCCAATTTATCCTGTTCTCAATTACATCTTCCCCTACCCTGGTTGgtttggtaaatatatatatttttttaactctaCAGACCAAAGaacttgaatatatttatatttcccaATAAGCTAAATGCAATGCTGACAGTTTAATATTGATTGGCGAGATGGAAAGAACTTAATACTCCCTAAAAGCAAAGCACTGTAGAAGTCTGTTTCACAAGCTGTTCGTTAACTGGGTGGATTATTGGAGAAGGTATTTTAATACTAATAACTCCTCAGATGTGAAGCCagaaattttgaattaatttaaatgcTAGCCTAAGTCCAAGTATAATGGATAAGTAAATGTTGCTCCCAGAATTGGTCTTGCAAAGTAAGACCAATTGTAAGACCAAAGTAAGTGGTTTTGTTGTAAGCTATGCACACTTTCAGTACAGATCACCAAGAACTGATGACATTGTCCCCTAGAAGACTAAGTAGTTGCCTCCTAGGTATCCTTTTTCAGTCATTCTCTTTTAAGCTTCTTACAGAAGAAGCTTTAAGTTGCCTCTGAATTTAGTGGTACTGCCTCAATGAGAATTTCTGCATATTTCTCTTTGGGATAGAatcattttggttcttttttgttgttgttggtaacTATACGTAAAGAGATTAATACACAATGATGTATTGTGAAGAGActagtgtgtatgtatattattCCTTGGGTTGGGAGTCTTAAGCATTACTTCAGGACCCTGACCCTGGTCTTCAGGTTTATAGGATCAGCTAGCTTAAACAATGCTCTCAAAACCAAGAGACCCAGCATTCATACATTTTAACACCCCACACCCTAAATCCCATAAGCAGCCCTGTtccttttgccattaaaaatctCAGTCCTTCATGATCACACCTAATGACTGAAGCATTCTTGAACTAATTGCATTGTTTCTGCTTTGCTTTGCTTcagcatgttttaaaaagtgtgctacacatgcatgcacatgttgACTTTAAGCTGTTCTCTAGTTCAACATGTATGTTTTGTTTCCCTCAGCTACATAGTAAACCGGGAGCAAAggctgtatttgtttttttgttttgttttttgtttgtttgttttctagatggcgtctcgcactgtcacctgggctggagtgcagtggcgcaatctcggctcactgcaacctccacctcctgggttcaagcgattctcctgcctcagcctcccaagtagctgggattacagttacccgctaattttttgtatttttagtagagacagggtttcactatgttggccaggctggtctcaaactcctgacctcgtgatctgcccgcctcggccttcaatgtgctgggattagaggcataagccaccgcacctggccccccaGAGgctatgtttttaactttttgacatTTCTTCTAAGATGTCCAGAATGCTAGTACCTATaccttaataaatgtttgtcaataaatatattattgaaatctTAGGCTGGTGTGCCACGTAGCTTAAATCTGAGACACTGTTCTTCAGTCAGATCACGCATATTCCTAGAATAGTAACCTCAAATTTGGGTTTATGCCCTTGctaccttttatatattttttgtagagatagggtcttgctctgtttctcagactgtttttgaactcctggctcaagcagtcctcccaccttgacttcctaaaagtgctgggattacaggtgtgagccattgttcCCAGTCCTGATACTGTGGCTCATATTAATCCTCATGTAGTATTTAGTCTCATTTTGCAGTTTGAGGAAAtaggctcagagatgttaaagTGGCAGGCCCAGAACTTGAATCTAGGTTTTGTGATGAGAAattcttgtttgttttactaCCAGGTTGTTTTTTAAAGCCAGCCTGCTTTTTCCAGTTGGGAGGCCTTGGGGAGAAAAGTCTGACCCAAGTGAAAAACACCTGTAATATCTACCAGATGCCAGCAGGGTGTCCCATGGTGCTGTCTTTGATCCACGTTCTTAACCTGTGTACTGAGGGTTGTTCTAGAGTAGGACTACATCTAGTCACAGTGGCCATGGTCCAGAGCCTGGCAGCAAGAAAGTGGGATGCCTAGCTCCTTGGCTTTCCAGTGTGCAGTGCATAGCCAGCTGTCTCAGAGAAGCCCTTGCCCTCTTTTGACCTCTACCATTGAGGCTGGCCCACAGGAGTACAGCTGGTCACACAGTGGCCAGGGCCTGGTAGCCACTCAATAACTATACAGCAGCCCcacaaaaaaaatcatagaaaagaaCCTGTGAAAgggtaaatgtttaaaatatctgCATTTGTGTTGATAGCTGAGTATACACTTAAATTTGTATTAGTAACAGATCCACAAAAATGACCCACTCTAGGAAGATGAGTTTTAAAAGCCAATGTGTGGTAACTTTCAGTTTCCAATAAAAATGTTTGCATTACACTTAGCATATGCATACAACCTCTTAGGTATCAGTTTTTGTATTCAGCAACCCTAGTTGGTAATCTACAGTGTCAAAACTATCACGtgaaaacaaatgagcaaatagtcctttaaaaatttcctttgccAGTGCTCCTTAAACACTTTGTACAAATGTCTGTaactgttttataattatttctttgcaAGTCTTGGTTTCTTCACTAGAGAATATTCTTAGAAGTATCCCCAGTGACAGTACAGCTCCTGGCatttagtaggtgctcagtaattaTTTTACTGAAATACTAATGCTTCCATAATAGTTCTGGGATAATTCTACACACGAGCCATTTTTCTAAGGAGAGTTCACATTAGAGAGGTCTTTGTTTTGTATTCAAGATGATTAATTATGAACTGGGAAGTTAGTCCCTGGGGTGTCCTGGCTGGCCTTTGGAAATCGTCGCTACATCTTTCTGGGTTGGAATTCTCACCACAGCTTTAATGTGGGGCTGTATCTGAGCTGTCTTTGAGTGCTGTCCGTTTGATATATCAAGGACTGGGTGTTTACCAGGGCTCTTCAAGCCATTGGGAGAAACAGCTAAAGAGTAACCTACTGATTTGAGATGTGTATTTGTGCCCCatccctttctcctccctgttTCCCACAGGAGTTTTCTCTCAAACTCCTAAGTCATTTTTAAGGAGATCACTGGAACAAACTCCAAACCTACCCTCTAATAGTCAAGTTTACCTGAATTTTCTTAGTTCTCTGGGGAGAAGACTAATCACACGTAGTACCAACTTGggcttttcatgtgcttttcttAACTGATTAGAGTAACGCCTCAGCTACAGTGTATAGAACATACATGGGGCTTCCTCAGGCTTCAGAATCAGCTTCACTAGATGTGCTATGTAGGAGGCCATGGAAAAATTACTGTAGGAGTAAAAGTTACCAGTTCTGATGCAAACAATCCTCTCGTCCCCAAGAAGTATCACTAAAGGATTTTTTTGTCCCATATTATAAATTGGCCTGAAAATATCCTTTCATATGTGAGGAATGAGTATATGATGACTTTCTCCTTTAAAGTATGAACTGCTAAAGGACAGAGAAAATATGTATTCTGTATTCCAACACCCACTGTGTGTTTCTGGTCTTTGTACCAGGTGCTCAGGAAGTGTTTTCACTGGCTTGGGTTGACTACTTGCCATCTGCTCTCTGAGCATTCATTTctgaatgaaaagagagaaagtgaaaggagtggtgggaagaaagaggaagcTGGAGAAATAAGAGGAAACAGCTGGAGGAGGGAGGTGAAGCTGAGGAGGTGGAACTTATGTAAGGTCAGTAAAACAAAAAGCTAGCAGAGGGCAGGGTCAGGCCCTGGGGGTAGAGGGCTAATTAACTTCTGTCAGCTAGTTGAATTGAGCCTTGTGTGCTTTGTTAGAGACCAAAGGTacttcaaaggaaaaaatctaGATTCTTCCCTGTGTACCTTAATAATTGTTCATCAGGTCAAAATCTGTCCTGTCCTCTAGGAATTCTGGTCTTCCCTCAGGCCTAGCAGAGAGCTTTCTGCCACTACTCAGGCAACCAAGGGTGAAGTGCTTCAAGTAGTATTTGTGGACAGCAGCAGGTAAGCTTGGTGTGTTATTCACAGCTTAAAGAGTAAATGCTGAGTACAGCTGTTGTCCATGTGTAGAGCTTTTAACAACCAGCTCAGCAGGCCCCTTCACCTGCTTTTATGCTGGGACCAGATGACTGAATGTAGAACttcaggcacttttttttttttttttttgagatggagtctcgctttgtcacccaggctgctggagtgcagtggcacgatcttggctcaccataagctctgcctcctgggttcacgccattctcctgcctcagccttccgagtagctgggactacagatgcccaccaccatgcctggctgatttttgtatttttagtagagacaggatttcaccgtgttagccaggatggtctcgatctcctgacctggtgatccacccgcctcggactcccaaagtgctgggattacaggtgtgagccaccgtgtctggcccttTAGGCACTTTCTACTTCTCAAAGTCAAGaaacatcctttaaaaaattaattccctTTTCTGGAGTCTAAGCCAGATCTTATCTAAGCCTTGTGTTGCCATCTGTTGGCATTGTTTTCTAGAATGGAGCAGCTTTCTCAAAGTTTGGTCTTGCTAGACATGAGGTCATGTAAGTGTCTTAGGTCACTGCTGCTCACCTTCCTTACCCAGGGAGCATACTGCCTAGGTTTCTGAACACCTGTTTTCATTATTCACTGTTCTTCTCACTACCAAGAATGGAGGGACCCTCAGATGAAGATCAAATTGACTCTGAAGAAAAACTGGAGATGTTTCTCTTGGAGTTTGGATAGACTATTGATAACATGTTTTTGCCCTGCCTTGCTCTTCACAAGAACATTGGGCCAGACATTAacaattagtaatttttttttgcatatgaacagtattttttttctggcgATGTAGATAGGTGCACATGACACTAAACAATGCTGTTAGTGTCATTATATCCCTCTTAACTGGTGGGATGTATTTGGGGTGGAGGCTAGAGCCAATGAGAAGAGGTTCACCTCTGTACCCAATAAACTTTgtataggaatttattttttgactatTAGCACAATGCTATAATTGAGCTAATCTTTGTAGTTTGGTGCAGGACCACCAAGTTTGTGTGACCTATTACCTACTTTTTCCATGCTCAGCCATTACCCTGTCTTGGGGCATCTGAGGGCAGTAAGGAACAGGTGTCCAAAGGAGGAATGTTGGTGCCTATGGTATGTTTTCCAGTTGTATTGAATTTCTTACTTGGTGTATTTTTGACTTGTCTTAGTTTCTTTCCTTGTGATCTATGCTATTTTACTTGCTATTTGTTGGATATTCTCCCCTGTCATTAAAAGGGAGTTATAAAATGGAAGTTAGTATTTCTATGCAAATACCTAGGTTTAGCGTTGATTTTTGCAGGTGTCCTTCAACAAGTGTGAAGGTGATAAATGTGTTTCCATGGCTTTAGACTCATTTTTGAAGTATTGGATTGTGTGAACATTCTTAGAAACAAtagaatgttttaattaaaagccCTCGACTACCAGTTGAACTCAGTGTCTACTAGGAAAATGGGTAGATTTGTTACATTGTCCCTTTGCTCTCTATGACTTTGTTCCAGTTGTCAAGGAATTTAAATGGGTATTCAGGGAAAAAGAATTCTTGTTTCCCTTTCTTCACCTTGCCAGTTAAAACAAATAACTCCTGGTGATACTTCAGGTGGTAGAATTGAAACAAAACCTGACTTCTGACCACATGGGTCAAAGGCAAATGGCTTCATTTGCCTTTAGTGTGGTTATCCAGTTTGGGTAGTGAGGAGATAACTTCTGCTTTCCTCCCTGAGGAGTTTGGAGTATTTAAGCGGGGAAGGTGGGGAGATGTCACTTTGAAAATATGTTGCTTTTTCTCCTGATTGTATTGAGGCTGATATGGAAGGGTTATTTCTTTCTGGCCAGTACTTTTTGGTATTTGTAAATATTGCAATTTTGATTTTTACTATTTGTTAATTGTCAGTTCTGGCTTTTTTTGCATAAGGAGTTGGTCCATTAACTTGTCAGTTTGAAGCTTCTAACTAGATATTCCCTACTGAAAGTTTTGGATTTTAGTTTGTGGAGCAGTCTTAGCTGGGGACAGGTAATTAACAGCAGCAGAGATACTTCCTTTTCCTAGGATTCTAAGTCTGTAATCCACATCCTCAGTGTATTCACAGGACTTTAAAATTCTCTCCAAATGAGGAAGGAAATATCCTGTTGCTTTCTAATGTTTACTAAAAGTTGTGTTTAGAACAACAGATTTTAATAGGCATCTTCCTTTGTTATGTGTCATTAGCCCTTTGCCCGTTTACCTTAGGGTTCTTTGAAGGAGAAATGGATGGGAGAAAACCTGTCACttggaaaaagtaaaaggaataatTAACTGACTCAGAGCTTATGTGCAGAGTTCCCAGCCTCAAAGTTAATCTGGAACTGCTCGATAGcaccaataaaaatatttatttcacatcTGTTATTTCTGGAAAATGTTCTAAGCATCTTACATATATTTCTCATTAAATTCACAGGTGGCCATTGTGAGGTAgatattttgttctcattttctagatgaggaagctgagacccTAAAAGGTTAGGTGACAGGTTATACAACTTGGAgtgtgggaggaggagagaggaaccTGAACAGGGCAAGTTGGGGATCTGACTTTTGTTTGGGTGGGTGTAGGCACATTGTATTTTTGGTTTAGACGCTTTATTCATCATGGCTGAAGGTAATACCATTTACTCACCGAAAACTGTTTACAATAATCAAGATGAATTTACTGTCTTTGAACATCTGTCTTTTGACTGGACCCCAGTAGATAGTCTGTGGAAATTCACTTAAGGAGAGGGCTCCTTTTTGTTTGGTTAGAGAAATTGTCTGTCCTAAAGGTAGAAATAGCCCCTTCTAGGTACAGATGGAGCATTTGATCATACTGATTTCATTATATTCCTCTAACAGTTGGAACTGATTGTTTTTGAGTACTTGTTTCAAACTTCTGAATATTTTCCTTCTGGAAAGTAGCTCagtgtttaaaatttatatgaacttaaaaagttaattttctttttaaagatgtttgAGGAGCAATAAACAATTCTGGTTTTGTCTTATGGATAGAAATAGAATTAGCCATTTTCCTCAAGAAAAGTGATTCTTCTGAATCTTATTTCTTCAGTAATGAGAACTGGACTGTTTTCACTTGACCTCTGTTTCCTGTTAGTGGGAAACCCCTCCCCAGAGGTGCTGTGTGAAAGATTGCTGGGGAAAGAGTTTCTAGATCCCAGCATAACAAGTTCAAAAGAGCCCAGTGATATTGTCATTAGAATAATGGTCTTCATTAAGTACTGGTTTTCATAATCTTGAAGCTTCATTTTCACCAATTTGAAAGGCAGTAGCTAGGGAGGAGAGACTAtgcagggaagaaggaaaactCAGGAGTGCATCACAGACCTTGAGTTAAGGCAGGGAAGAAGCAGATTTGCTGTccactgaatgaaaataaaaagaattccaTTGTCCAAGGTCAGAGCAAGAACATAAAGGTTTTAGTTTACTTAGTTAATTCCTTAGGTTTGGACATTACAGGAGACATGGGGGTCACCCATAGCAATTTAGCTGATAAATGTATCAGAAACTCTTTCATCATTTTCTGTCCCCTCCTGTCTTAGGCTGACCGGTTCCCTGATGTGTTACCTGCTTCTGCTACTGATCCAAACTGCAGAACTTCTCCCCCAAGGCCTCCAGGCAGTATCCAATGGGGAATCAGCTCTAAAAGGAACCAGACCAACGTTTTCCAGCCCCTTCATTCTGGTGACTGAGGGGAGGAAAGAATGGGAGGGGGTATTCTTGTCTAGTGGATGGAAAGGAAACACACTGTCAAATTATTGTATCTCCTTGGTTTTCTATTACAGTAGAATTCTCCAGCCATATTTTTATTGTCTATGGGGGGAAGTTGGAGATGGTGACCTTGATTAGAAGTGTCTGGAGGGGGAAAAATGGAGGGGATAAGATTCAGTTGGTTTTGGAAAATGTTGAAGTCTTAATGCGTCCATCTGAAGAATGTTTCCTAAAAGCAGAGTTTATAAAAATATCACTGATACAGCCTGCCCCCTCATTTCCCTGCCACAGGAGATGTCTTGGACTAGAGACACTTGTTTAATAATAGCTTGTCTCTGATATTCCCAGTAGCTACCCTCTGTGTGAGGAAAGGATAGAAATGTTCAGGACATCATCATACAGGCTCCTCATCTACAAAGTTCCAGTAGCAGTGACGCCTACACGGAAGACTTGGAACTGCAAACACAGAGGCTGGGGTCACCTCAGTGACATCTCCTGACGCTGTCCAACCAGAAGTTCGATTTTTGTTCTGGGGGTGAAGGAGGAAACAGACTGTACTAAAGgactaaaataatttcttgtcTATACTAtctcacttgtttttatttttggcgGGAGAGGAGGGGTGTTGGGATAGAATTTCACATCCTATCTTGGAGTGAAGGGGAGGATGGGGAGGCTCAGCCCTTCACCCAAGAATAACCCAGTAATGACATCTCTACGCGTGGGAAGTGTTTCCCTCCACACTGGGAGGATCTGAGGCTGCACCCCAGTGGGATTCCCTGCTCGAGTTGGAAGGCCATCTAGCCATGAGATGCATATCATAGCGAGAGCGCGGAGGGCTTAGCCGACCGGGGAGGAAATGCCAGAGGGAAGAGACACTCGAAGTCGAAAGGGCTTCCCCCAATTTGGAGGTGGGGACCATGCTGTGCATGAGCGATTGAAGAGCCGGGTGTCCGCTGTGGCCTGTGCCCTCCGCTGAGGATCTGACAGGGACGCTACGGTGCTGGACACCGTGTCTGAGTCACGGGAGACGGCCCAGCTGTGCCCAGCGGGCCAGCGCCAGACCCTGGCGTCCTCCATCTTCTCTCCTGAGCTCCCCCTGCTACAGCTGCCTGAGCCACGGACCGCAGCACCACACACCCCCGCGGGGGGGGACGCCGCGCCCCATCCCCGCCCCgggccccaccccagcccccccGCGGGGGCCCTGACCCCACCGCCAGCGGGCACTGGCTGAGCTCCGAGGCGGCGAGCCGGCAGCGGGGACGCCCAGAGGGGGTCCGGGCGACtgggggcggcggcggccgggCCGGGGCTCCCCCCCCCGCCCGCGCTCGCCGCCGCGGTGGTGCGTCCCGGAGGTTACCGGAAGTGGCCGCGCTCGGCGCTGCCATGTTGAGGAGCCGCCGCTGCCgttgccgccgccgccgccgccgctttGTTGTCGCCTCCTCCGGCTGAGGAGGCTCCCCGAgcggggggagtggggaggaggggggtCGGCCGCCGCAGCCATGGAGGCCAACTGGACCGCGTTCCTGTTCCAGGTACTGGGGGCCCCCCCGGGGGGGCACGGGGGGGACAGGGGGGCCGGGCCCCGGGctggcgggcgggcgggcgctcctcctcccctccctcccggCTCCGCTCTCCGGCCCGGCCTTAATCCCCCTTTGTTTttccgcccgcccgcccgcccgccccggCGGAGCGGGGCTGCTGAGGTGAAAGGAGGCGGCCTCACGGGGTGCGGGGGAGAGAGCAGGCCTCGGGGTGAACCCGGGGGCCCCCcagcacacacacgcacacacacacactcacacacacccttcCCTCCCGCCctgaaggggaagggaggaggccgGTCGCTGTCACCACCCCGCGGCCCAGAGAAAGGAGGGCGCCGGGCCGCTGGATAGCGCGGGCTGCTGGGCCACTGCGTGCCGGCCCGGTCCGGCACGGTGGGGTGAGGAGGTCGCCAGGTCCTGCTCTGAGTCCCCTCCCGCCACTTCATCCATCTTTCGCTTGTTCTCTTTTCACCTCCctcttctttttgtgtgtgtgcgtgcctgtgtTGACTTTCTGACCCCCTCTCGTGTCCCCGCGAATAGCGGGTATCCCTATGTTCCCCGCCACTCCCCCTCACCGCCACCACCCCTCTCGTGTTTACCcagttggggggggggggaaggatgTTGTGAGTGTGTATCCCCTCCCCAAACTTTTTCACtggatttacattttttctttcccaagCCTCAGCCGAGCCTTGGCAGCTGACACCTTCTCCCTCTGTCCAGCTCTCCCGCCGTCCCATTGAGCCCGGGGAATCCCCCAGCCGGGCCGGCCCAGGGCGGGGGGAGCGGTGGGGGCCGGGACTCTTGGAGGCCCGACCTTCTCCCGAAGCGCTTTTCTTTCTCGGCCCACCTCGAACGTTTCCTCCAAGTGGAAAGAGCAAACAAAGTCCGCTTACAAAGCCCCCAGATGAGTCACTCTCTGGGATGTTGGTCTTCGCTTTTTTGCAAGAAACTTGAAAGTGGCTGTAGCCGATCTGTTTTGGCAATTCTCTTGCCCGCCCACTTTAGATGGGGGACCCCTCTTTGGCAGATCTAGGCTggaacttatttttttcctactccTTTCTATTTGCAAACGAAGCATTTAGTGGGCAGTAGCGATGAGCTCACGAGGAAACTTCGGAACTGGAGGAGGTTAGGAAGCTCGTCACTTTTAAGTGCGTTCTTCCCGCCTCTCTgagttattttcctttgaatactTGGTGAAATCCCAAACGCGTAGCTGGGGCGCTTGATACCTTTTGGAACTAACAGGAACGGATgcagaattttcaaaaaattattctcCCAGCCACTGGATTCATCCTAGTGGAGTTAATGTAGGGATTTGGATAACTCAGAAATTACCTATTGTGTAGACTGGCCTTTTGTTTTAAGACCGATTTTTTCACATGTGGGCAATTTGATCTTTAAGTAGTTACGAAAATATATTTGGGCttcttaaaattgaaaatacCCAACATTATGGAATTCATGAACTTCCCCCTTTTCTCATTCTGGTCAGtgttgttttattgtgctttgatGAGCTTGCTAATAATGTGATAAACCAACTTGAAAATGCATTGGAAAAGAAATGATATATAACTAGCATGCATCCAGGTTGGTGTAAAGGTGGCACATACTTTTCCCCAGAAAAAAGCTCaaatagtcattttaaaatatgggatTGATGGGCCACTGAAGTGTTTTTCTTATGTGATTAAAAACCATATTAAGCATGGTGTCTATacagattgaaaaagaaaaaaaaaagagttcttcaTGTAAAGGAAAAACCCATAACGCATCTTTGGAAAGCTGGTtgaaaaatcttttgaaatactttttaaaaattattttttcccctgGATAAAACAAATGCCAAGCGTTTATTGATCaactttttaattggattttatattatttaatttttttcagctattaaaatctttttttccacCTGATGGAGAAGtgtgaaaacaaatatttgatcCTGGGCTTGGCAATGTGTGCAGTGAAATTTGTTGGAAAACTTAAAATTTAGAGCCGAGAGCAGTTGAATGGGTAAAGAGAATATTTCAGTCTTTTCTATGGAAAGGTATGAATAGACTTAATCAGTTCTGGTTTTAAGTAATTTTCACTGGGGATATGGAGTTAAGTTATCTTGTTTGTTTCCTGGAGCATCCtgttgaatttatattttaaaagaatttaatgcCTGCTTGCTTTCCAGATAACTTGGTGGAAAGTGAAAGCTATAGCTATTAAAATGTTTGATGGATGATTCTTCTAACAGGACATTCAAGATATGACTCACCGATGTTAATTTGTTCAGTACAAAATCTTTTACCCTCTGGCACTGGAGATTTCATGGTGCCATATCCTACTaccctgggtgatgaaataacatttctgttttgtttcttgcc encodes:
- the LOC112609688 gene encoding transcription initiation factor TFIID subunit 4-like, which gives rise to MAAPSAATSGNLRDAPPRRRARAGGGAPARPPPPPVARTPSGRPRCRLAASELSQCPLAVGSGPPRGGWGGARGGDGARRPPPRGCVVLRSVAQAAVAGGAQERRWRTPGSGAGPLGTAGPSPVTQTRCPAP